One Oncorhynchus keta strain PuntledgeMale-10-30-2019 chromosome 34, Oket_V2, whole genome shotgun sequence genomic window, ctctctactgtatgtagcctctactgtatatagcctctactgtatgtagcctctctactgtatgtagcctctctattgtatgtagcctctactgtatatagcctcgctactgtatgtagcctctctactgtatgtagcctctctactgtatgtagcctctctactgtatgtaggctCTCTAttgtatgtagcctctactgtatatagcctctctactgtatgtagcctctactgtatgtagcctctctactgtatgtagcctctctactgtatgtagcctctactgtatatagcctctctactgtatgtagcctctactgtatatagcctctctactgtatgtatcctctctactgtatgggttagggttacagggcTTCTAGCTGCtgacccatcctgcctggtgtcaacggtacaggctggtggtggtggtgtaccACTGTCCAATCTGCAGAAACCGTGTGATGCCATCGCATCAGCATGGACTAACATCCCAGTGGAACCTTTCCGACTTTTAGAGTCCATGCCgcaaagaattcaggctgttctggaggcaaagggggggtCCGACCTGgtactagataggtgtacctaataaactgaaaGTAGATTTTTGACTCGTTCTACTTCCGTATTTCCTCTTTATTTAGACAGtttaaaatgtagatgtaaaGGTACAGTTGTAGAAGAGAGAAAGTCAGAAAGAGGCTGGGGATTTAGTGTGTCAATGTGGACAATATGTGTTCAGTAAACTACAGCACTACCGCTGCGCCGCAGGTTTGCAAATATTTTGTCCCGAGTGCGACATCTTGCACCACGCTCATCTACAATATCAGCGTTTCATCCTGCTGCTCATAGTATAGCTTAGTTTGAATGTGTACCTTGTAGCAGTGTTGTAGCAGTAGCCGGGCAGTAGGCAGCTGGTTGACAGTGTAGAGGTAGAAGGTACGTGAAGGGGCGTGGTCAGGAGTCTTAGGGATTTCCTAGGGTGGAAAAACACAGGTGAGCATGATAATGTACGGTTTGTATATTGTGTGTTTTACCTGTAGCTGTACCAGGTTCTCTGACAGCAGTGTGTACAGCATGTCTTTGGCCTCCTTGGCAGGAATCATAGCAAAGTCCTCCACCTGCTTCTGCTCCAGATGACGTTTCCTTAGCAACAGACGGAAGATCCTAGCCAACAGAGAGCCAAACCTGACAATGAATGAATGACACCCTACAAGTTATGTAGCCACCGTGGGCTAAACACAGTAAAtggacacagaccaactctgacaaacacagacacaccgaCCTCTCCTGTACCACAGACTCCAGTGTGGCTCTCGCCAGGTTGGCCAGGGCTCTTTGGAGATCTGAGTGGTCAGTCAACAAACGACCACTTACAACTGTATCATGAAATATTGGAAATGACATATTATACAATAGTGTGTGGATGAGAAACTCAACAGGTTTCATCAGGGTTGTAAAAGGATACTGACCACGTACATTCCTCCTCCACTGTCACCTGATTTCCCCACAAACTCCAtctgaggaagagggagggagaaacatcAGTTTACCAGCCCCCTAGGcactgatccaaggtcagttctGCAATTGACCTCCCAATCGTTACGGTTGGGATATGGGGAGGGGAATCTGATCCTTGATCTGCTCCTACCGGGTCATCCACCAGAAGGGAGAGGTACTGGTCCAGGATTGGTCTGCTGATGCTGTAGTTGGGCGGGAGGGAGCGGAAGATCTCATTGGCGGAGAGAGGCTGAGTGTCGGCGGACATCTGTGTGGTAGTAACCTCACTCATCTTCAACATAGTCCTCACTATCTCACTACTGGTCTGTGGGGGGGAAGAGAGCGGTCTTTTTCACTCaggccccccttccagcattggggaacatcccgTATGACacatctatttctatgggcacaagcactgttcatgatacaAACAGttcacactagaggtcgaccgattaatcggaatggccgattaattagggccgatttcaagttttcataacaatcggaaatcggtatttttgggcgccgatttaaaaattatatatttttttacacctttatttaactaggcaagtcagttaggaattcttattttcaatgacggcctaggaacggtgggttaactgcctcgttcaggggcagaaagacagagtttcaccttgtcagctcgggggatccaatcttgcaaccttacagttaactagtccttcgcaataacgacctgcctctctctcgttgcactccacaaggagactgcctgttacgcaaatgcagtaagccaaggtaagttgctcgctagcattaaacttatcttataaaaaaacaatcagtCATAATCActtgttaactacacatggttgatgatattactagatattatctagcgtgtcctgtgttgcatatagtctgactgagcatacaagtatctaagtatctgactgagcggtggtaggcagaagcaggcgcgtaaacattcattcaaacagcactttcgtgcattttgccagcagctcttcattgtgtGTTAAAgctttcctgcaattctacacattttatcTTGAAGTGCAGAGAAAATGTTGCCATTttctatttatttaactaggccacGCCCTCCCTGCTAACCCCtcagtttgggaaacactgacttAAGACCACCCCCATTAAATCTCTCCTGGTCTACAAGCATACCGAGGTGGTCTGTAGGGGTCTGTGACACTGACCTGGTCCAGTTTGCTGGCCACAGCACTAATGATGGCCTGGTCTCTGAAGTGCTGATGGAACCTCTCAAAGTTCACCTGCCAGTAGATCCCCTCATCACCACACGactggaaagagagggaggagatagaaGGAGGCACAAGTCATTCAAAACGGTTCCATTCCTTATTGAGAGGAGTAAAAGAAAAACGGAACAAGGTTCTCTGATTCTCTATAGCAGCCCATTATCTCTGAGTGTCAAGAGTAGAGGGTCTGACCTCGGAGTCCATCTTGgctttcttccctcctctctgctcctcactGCCGTCACTGGAGCGTCTGCGCTTCCCACGACCTGCCCCACAAACACAACAAGCGAGTGTATAGCAACTATTTACTGAATTACATCTCGCAGGAGGTTTACATGTGGGTATGCACACAGGTGAAAAGGTACTACGTGTTATATGAGACAAAGTGTTTGCGGTACCTATGAGTGTGACATGGGGCAGTGTGTAGCAGTCGGGGTTGCTCTCTGCTGTTGGGGGGGCAGTGGAGGCGGGGGCGGCAGGGGTGCCGGGGGTCGCCGGGGTAGTGGAGGTGGCTGCAGTTCCCATCTCGGCCACCGGAGGACAGCGCTGCAGGAAGTGAGTCTCCACCAGCTTAGAGAAGGCTGAGACCACCTCACTGTACTTCATACTACGACCCTCTACAGAGAGAAAAATCATGAGGATAGGAGAAGAAAATATAGAACAATCATACGTCTTTTAATCGCTCTCACACACCCTCCATGTTATGAGTGAGTCGGTCAGCTAGTCTTGACCGTGTTGCTCAAATTCATATGGCCTCGTTGTAGGACCTCCTCCACGATGAGTTCTCCTGTGTCTCCATACAGGGTCTTAGCTGTGTAGATGTACCGCAGAACACTTAGAACCCACTCACAGCTGGCCCGGTACTCCACTGGACTCCCGGGGCCTCGCCGGCCCGAACTCACAAGCACCGTGCtgtaccaacacacacagagacttctTCACCTGCAGAAAAGACAGGGTCACCACCCCTGTTGAACAATGTTTTATGTGTGTACGTTTGTGTAGTATCAGGTCCAGTGGTGTGTTGGTCTCATTGGCGATGGTCCTGAGGTTCTGTGCCCCTCCTCTGAGCAGGTGAGTGCCTATCCTCTGCAAAGTGCTCCTGTAGCAGCAGGCCACACAGCCACAGCTCCTGGACAGTCATATGCTGAGACAGGAGGAACCGGGGAACAGGTCAACAACATGTTTTTGGACTGTTCATCATACTTATGCTGAGAAGTATGATGACACTCACAACCAGTAACCAAATCATGGCTATTCAACAACGTTTACTAACAACTTTAATTTTATAACTTAACTGCCATGTTCACAAACCTTTGCAAAACACCCTTTTCAGATGATGAAATTAGTTTCGGGAGAATCCTCGCAAAACAACTTCAGAATCCCAAACACATGTGATTGCCAGCGCCACAACACAACGAATTTCCGCACTCACAGGTAAGCTAATTTTCCCAAAGAGTTGCGCATTGCATGAAGGGATGTTGGCGGACCACCCTCTTTGGTATGCAGGAGGACCGACGTCACTGTTTGTGCTATTCTGGGGAAGATGGCGGAAGCTGCGGCGGTTCCCCCGCATCGGTTCTTCTGTCATTGTTGTAAGGGAGAAGTAAGCCCCAAGCTCCCGGTAAGTCAGTCGTTTCACCGTGTCCCGATCAAGGCTGTTCAATGCAGGTCTTGTTATTTTCCGTCGGTTGACAACCGAATCGGTGTCCAGCAAATAGCAGAagttgtttaactagctagctgCTAACTGTAGACGGCTAGCCAGTAGGGCCCTCGGCACTGGCTCTAACTAGCTAGCATACAATGTTGATATTTGTTGTTGCTCGCTTTTACAATAGGATTTGTCAACTAATTTCTTTAACACAGACATTATGTACAGTAATTGTTAAAGATTATACTGGCATGGTTGAATAACCGTACCTGTAGTTACTGAGTAGCTGGTGTTATTTGATGTGATGTTAACCTTATTCGAGGTGGATTTTGTGTGCTTTTCCTGAATTCCTCGAGGAGGTAGCTATATGGAAATCTGATGGATATTTCAACGTAACTAGGCCAGTCTGGCTACTCCTTGGCCTACGAAGTTATGACACTTAACGTTAACATTTAGATCGCCAGTCGTGTAGCTATCTCTTTGTTATTGACTCGCAGTCTCTGTCAATATGTCAGTAAGTCATTCAGTCTGCCTGTCTAAACCAACGTTCGCTAGGATACATTTGTGTATGTTAGGCTGGTCAGTGAGAGGCAGGCTGGTAATCCCGTTTATTCCCTTCCTGCCATTGAAGCTACATCTGGGAGGAGGCTGAAGTAGGCCTAAAAACGGACCTAAGGCTAGTTTTGAGATTTCCCGGAAATAGATCTGTGCCTATGGGTCCGATCCATCTagcccagggtttcccaaactcggtcctgcccccccatcatcaacattgggctccagagtggcgcagcggtctaaggcactgcatctcagtgaccatggttcgattccaggctgtattacaaccggTCATGATTGGGAGTTCCATTGGGCCAGTGTAgtacgggttagggtttggccagggtaggttgtcattgtaaatatgaatttgtttttgtctgacttgcctagttaaataaaagctttgattatttgaatcagctgtgaagCTCTAAGGCAAGAAACTAAACTTGTACTGGGGTTGGGGGAGAATTTGGGAAACTCTGATCTAGCCTGCTCACAGGCTAACCCTGCCTGCTGgtctcacactctctctgtgcTGCTGAGGCATGTTTCAGCCATGCCCACTCACTGACTGCATATAAGCAGTTAATCTGTCTCACCTCCCCAAGACATATACTGAAAGAGAGAGCGTGCATGCCTCGAATATACAGAACCCTGTGCTTGTCCTTCTGAAGCATTCTTCTTTCAGGCATAGTGTCTGTATGTTTTCACCAGATGCCAATGGCTGAGGCATATCCTAAGCCTACACACAATATTGCATACAGCAATACAGGTTTTGAACAATTTTGTAATGAGGTTCACTTCAAGTTCAAGTGTCCTTTTGTTTTGTGGAATAAAGAACATGTCTGTGTCATAGGCCTAATCCCATTGTGAGTGAACTCGACACTGGTGCCAGGGAAGAATACTTCTCGATGACAACTTCCACTTTACATGTTTATGTTCCTGCCTAATGCTATGTTCAAATAGGCtatatcctgactctgccacagaTCTCTACTAGACATTTCCCCATTCTACAGACAGAAACCCCTGCATAGCTGCCTCAGCAGCCCTGTATAGAACACGGTGTGACTCATGTACTCTCTGAGTTTGTGGTGTTTTGTGTTTTTGCAGGAGTACATCTGTCCCAGGTGTGAGTCTGGCTTTATAGAGGAGGTAACAGAAGATTCCAGGTGAGAATATCTTGTTTCTTATGTCTGTAGTTTTAATGAATCTACCAGACATAGGCTAGGCAGAGTGAATGGAAGGTGGTGCCAGACATAGGCTAGGCAGAGTGAATGGAAGGTGGTGCCAGACATAGGCTAGGCAGAGTGAATGGAAGGTGGTGCCAGACATAGGCTAGGCAGAGTGAATGGAAGGTGGTGCCAGACATAGGCTAGGCAGAGTGAATGGAAGGTGGTGCCAGACATAGGCTAGGCAGAGTGAATGGAAGGTGGTGCCAGACATAGGCTAGGCAGAGTGAATGGAAGGTGGTGCCAGACATAGGCTAGGCAGAGTGAATGGAAGGTGGTGCCAGGCATAGGCTAGGCAGAGTGAATGGAAGGTGGTGGAGAATGACTGTGTATAGATGTTGGATGTTACTAATgctgtgttctgtctccctcAGTCTGCTAGAGGGTGGCACTAACGGGACAGATGACACAGCCACACAGTTTGCAGAGGTATGATATGCAGTGCACTGTGGCCTGGAGGGTACATGGGTGGGGGGGATGCAAATGTGTACTGTGATCTCATCTGTACTAAATGTACCTTTTGTGATCCCATCTTTCTTTCACAtgctttctctatctctctctcccttccactgtccctctctccattccccctcctcccaccctctctgttTTCACCCTCacccctcatttctctctcagcAGCTGTGGCACCTGTTGTTTGTAGAGAGGCC contains:
- the LOC118378937 gene encoding LOW QUALITY PROTEIN: DNA-directed RNA polymerase III subunit RPC3 (The sequence of the model RefSeq protein was modified relative to this genomic sequence to represent the inferred CDS: inserted 6 bases in 3 codons), with protein sequence MTVQELWLCGLLLQEHFXQRIGTHLLRGGAQNLRTIANETNTPLDLILHKRTHIKHCSTGVVTLSFLQVKKSLCVLVQHGACEFGPXRGPGSPVEYRASCEWVLSVLRYIYTAKTLYGDTGELIVEEVLQRGHMNLSNTVKTXADRLTHNMEEGRSMKYSEVVSAFSKLVETHFLQRCPPVAEMGTAATSTTPATPGTPAAPASTAPPTAESNPDCYTLPHVTLIGRGKRRRSSDGSEEQRGGKKAKMDSESCGDEGIYWQVNFERFHQHFRDQAIISAVASKLDQTSSEIVRTMLKMSEVTTTQMSADTQPLSANEIFRSLPPNYSISRPILDQYLSLLVDDPMEFVGKSGDSGGGMYVVNLQRALANLARATLESVVQERIFRLLLRKRHLEQKQVEDFAMIPAKEAKDMLYTLLSENLVQLQVKHTIYKPYIIMLTCVFPP